Part of the Bombina bombina isolate aBomBom1 chromosome 8, aBomBom1.pri, whole genome shotgun sequence genome is shown below.
gggacttccggtgacgtcatttcctgtgacgtcactgccggtcccgccattagtcagcggtcatcgaagcggagcagATCGAGTTCCCCGTGCGGCGTCCatggtaagagaggagtgccgcggggggggggAACTTATGCTCCGGGGGGCAATTCTGCTGATGCGATGGGGCCTACAGGGGTTGCACTTGTGGGGGATGGTTTTCACGAGGAGGCTAATTGTGAATCAATGGAGGAGTTATCTCAGGGGGGGCATTACTCTGGTcaaatgaacccgggggtccctGTTGGAGGCCCCCATGGGCAGATTACAAAGGGCATTGCGGCCCGGCAAGGGGCGGAGGCCCCGTCGGGTAGTAatcctcgtcaaggggcaaaggccacatcgggcaattataaaggtggTGCATCACCTATTGGGCCCGCTAGGAGTACGCTTAAGAGCGCtggcgggggggggggcggagccagcagccgatgcAGGAGGACATGTATTCTCAGAGCTCCTAATAATGGATCAAATAAGCTAATATTTAAagcaagcaaaatatttttttttttctacttaggTGACATCCTAAATTAGCCTCAGGACATGAGGCAGTCTATTCTGGACATTATATCAAGAAGATAGACAGCTTAACGGCATAAAGATCATCTGGCCCACTACGTCAACGACATAGTGTAAGCCGCCATCTTTGGAAACAACTGCGCACCAGCCCTACTACCAGGGATCTAGCCTCTCCACATTAACTCGGTGGCCGTTGGGTTTGGGAACTACTTGTGCTACCGAGTGAATCCACGCAGTGACAACCTCCACTTCGCTGTGCATATACTCTAATCTAACTACAGACTATTTTACTCGCCCTAGAATCATTTGCCCTGTCCTTTCATCATGGGGGATTTTTATGGCGTGATCAGAGACCTCTTAATGAAAATGGATCGTTGTATGACTATCCACTTCACTAGCTTGAAAAATGTTATTCAAAATGGCGCTGAGTGCACAGAGATGACTACAGCGGAACTGCCGGAGCGAGAGGACCGCCAAGCTCATACACAGCTACTTCCAGCACATATTAATACGCAACAAGGAGCCGCAATGACACTGCTATGCCAGATGCCAGACACCACTTCTGATTGCGGCAATGAAGATACTGGTcatcatttcactcctgttgctaTAAGATTGCAGCGGGCCCAGAAGAAACCTTGGAAGAGCTGTCCAGGTCGTAGTCCCGGTCATTCCTATGCTAATGACTCACTGATTCGACGGATATCCAATTTCTTCAATAATAACTTTTGCCTAATAGCCTCCGCACAACATCAGGGTCTTAGGAGACTACGACAACCAGCCGCTGACATCATTCAGCCTATCCAATGGCCCCCACGGGCTGGTGTCGGGTGAGACAGAGATATCTGTGAAGCGGTACCCGGAGCCGGGTCAGCCCTCTCCGGTCCGTTAACTCTCTAACTTTGTCCTAGTTGTGAGACACAAACTACTTGCTGACGATGTTCCCCTATAGCTTGGAAACTGCAGTCAAGTTATTGGCTGCAGTTATTAGCTCTGTTATACACAGGTTTTTTGTTCTATTCTCTATGACATCTCCTGCAATGTAATTTATATCTGCATCGCTTGGCTGAGGATGAAGAAACTGTTCTTGTACTCTTGTTCTTTGCCTGTTGTATCGGGTAACGTAGCGGCAGACCTACACAGCATCATtggaaaattgcattctctaacaGACTGCTTTCACATTTACTCATATTTAGTTCTTATGTACCCCTTATGtgttatgttatgttttatgttttgtattggtTGTGTTAAATTGCTAGCATAAATACCTAAAGCACCTAAACTAGAGACGCCATTGTGCCTGGCATTGATCTCTTACACATAGACGTAGTTAATTAGCTACAGCTCATTCCTTAATTTTGTGAGAAGAGCCATACCACATAAGGCTATTATCTATCTTTGGCTAAACTACTCCCCATAGAATATAGATTATACTCGATTGGCTACCTGGAGTCAATTATATCACCAGTACTCTGGTTAAAGTTGTTTGTTAATATGTGTTGTTCTGACTAGCAGTTTTTTATATCTTACTTTAAAGTAGGTTTGTTTTATCCCTAAGAGTACCTGTGTTTTATCTGAAGACCACTCATCTAGCACTGAACCTCATCAGTCCTATACTGTTTTCAAGGCTGTTATAATTGCTCAATTATTTTCAGTATTTCACCCTGAGGACCTGCTCCTTACCAAACTATTTTTGTCTGTTTTCGCTGCCTTAAGATGTTCTTATAACAACTAGCTTATAGCTTGATTTAATTATTATACACTCTATCTGGTCTGAGCAGGACAAGTTCCATATCCATCCCTCCTCTGTATATACCATGTAGTTACCAAGACATCACTCTAAGATTAAGTTCACTTAAAGTCACCTATAGATGGACCCTTACATTAGTACATACTTTTAATAAACTCTATCTAGAGTCCCTGCATAGCTCTACAGACACCCCCCATAATTACCTAGTAGATATATCCACCTATCCCATGATAGGGTTTTTCGTTGAACAGCATATAACCTACTAGTTATGTCGCAAACCCATATGTCCTGAATTCTCCTTAAGCACGTTATAATGCGTTCATACTAGCTATTAATCCATGTATATACTGCTAACCTCCAGTGACGCATTCCCTTTAGGGACCCCTAGTCGCACCAAGATGGTAAAAGAAATGCAGCCTTCACCGACTGTCTAAGATATAGACATAGTTTGTTTTTTCCTTCGCCCGCAAAGATCTGTATCTGTTTAGGCGCTAGTGGGTACACTTATTGTATttaatactctttgcttttataactGTTTATGGAATTATGCTATGCCtctgctttattatatttatgtttctaggatatgacattgcttatgttgagtttaatattaatacaaaatttttggctctggtgggctcctcccctccctttcccgccggtactggttgcctgtgggtcatacccctattccttctcccacatcgcctatagctggtaacTCCCTAGGGGAGGGGCCCACCTGGAAATCCCCCATGTACTATACATACTAATGTCCCCCTCTCCGCTTAATGGTGTTGGGAGTTATCCCTATACATTTTATCGAAAGTTAATCCCTAATGTTGGTCATGATACCGTTGTGTTTTGTCTTTCATTCTACTCTAGTCCTCATATCCCTGGTTCCAAGATTCATGCTGGTATATAAAGCACCGTCTTTAGGTCATAATGAGACTAATGAGGGCTCaccactatatccctttaattatctacCCCAATTTAtaccctatctagatattcttaagAGTTTACTTGGCAATTAAAACTAATGCTCATTTAGAGTCCCGATAATAATTAATATAAGATTCATATCCTGGCTGGCTCTGCCCTCCATCCCCCCCTCCCCCcattatatttcgagcggctcttgcccgctgcatccctccccTTCCCTTTTAAACTATAAAGCTAATCCCCCCTGACCCTAATTATATCTGAGTAGACACTCCAATTCGCTTGCTATATGGTCCAGGGAGGACAAtttctgttttattgtaatttcttttattataaaactgaagtcttattgTAAACTGCCCAAATTTTATAACATTACGTGTGCTGTATGGATATATTATACCCTTACTGTAGGGTTCTGATTGTAACATTTATCTAACAATATTGTATATGCACTCTTCtgcaaatgttttggggcataatctttggttgtatctgtttatgacttcaataaaaaatatatttaaaaaaaaaaaaaaaaaaaaaaagagcgctGGCGGTAATAGTAAGGTTTCTGGGGGCAAAGGCGGTGCCCGTGCAGGCAGCGCGTTTGGCGCGCAAATTAGTGAGAGTGTaagggctaggcctcaggcttcgggggcatccccggcagcagcgaggaaggtagtaactaggtcttctaccaaacatggttcaccagaacagtttcagagtttagATTTAGCGGTTGCATCGACTAGGCGTAAGAAAGCCATCCCTATCCCCCAGAAAtcagtacattttagtgaagagatagaggactttacagaagatgagcagggtgtgtatgatgaaGTTGCAGGTTGCGAAGGCAACCAGGATGTGTATGAGGGGATGAATGAGCGGTCTGGGCGcagggggaggggtagagcagaccttccccttcgtggtactcctctctggcaatctcttttgcaggaaagtgACATGGCTACatcaggagattcaggcagcgggttggagagaggtgctgagagcggcccggactccatggtgtcagaggatgagcgtccttctacttcgggagtcgtggcgattccaaacaggatcggtgtgagagatggtgagtcctcagtttcagtggggttgcaGGGTTTCACCTC
Proteins encoded:
- the LOC128639207 gene encoding uncharacterized protein LOC128639207 isoform X1 — its product is MHSSANVLGHNLWLYLFMTSIKNIFKKKKKKKKSAGGNSKVSGGKGGARAGSAFGAQISESVRARPQASGASPAAARKVVTRSSTKHGSPEQFQSLDLAVASTRRKKAIPIPQKSVHFSEEIEDFTEDEQGVYDEVAGCEGNQDVYEGMNERSGRRGRGRADLPLRGTPLWQSLLQESDMATSGDSGSGLERGAESGPDSMVSEDERPSTSGVVAIPNRIGVRDGPRSGPLRAWIVGHSFVHWAAIRAASQPGGQQLGFSFSRVVVRWLGRRGLCWADLPGLLQSAMRRWEKPHVLIIHLDGNDLGSIPGRDLSAVIQSDLRTFKAWLPGVRMGWSNIIPRLTWRHMANHRAAFQVRKKLNRDVRKLMCELGGFVVEHKFITAADRSLYRGDGVHLTDHGMDLFIADIRQSLLLFV